From Pedobacter indicus, a single genomic window includes:
- a CDS encoding toll/interleukin-1 receptor domain-containing protein, whose protein sequence is MKIFISHSSRNKNYGNALVDLLIGVGISGDKIIFTSNDAYGIPTGQNIFTWLKSEINEKPYVIYLLSPEYYSSVACLNEMGAAWIVENEHTMIFTPKFKLDSYEFQNSALDPREIGFFINNQGRLIAFIESLKRYFSISTNPVLVHQRITEFLQRIISSEETVSPTTLKSGFQEKSIVSVAKEMESVSATKKDEAVNNSSNAQSESTKRFFFDLMNEKLKDEEVLLVHYIIEAAKYKLGTGWRESVEVDNIRVWEDIEDLNDKLSRNYSAVLRRFEFKKLIEVSELTSYGNPREVQLIERMQERLHNLTDDISNKISEIVKSNQIDKANKTSGDNSEQTDDLPF, encoded by the coding sequence ATGAAAATTTTTATCTCCCACTCTTCCAGGAACAAAAATTATGGAAATGCACTTGTCGATTTATTAATTGGGGTGGGGATCAGCGGTGATAAAATAATATTTACCAGCAACGATGCTTACGGCATACCCACTGGGCAAAATATTTTCACTTGGCTTAAAAGTGAAATTAATGAAAAGCCGTATGTCATATACTTATTATCACCGGAGTATTATTCCAGTGTAGCTTGTTTAAATGAAATGGGGGCTGCATGGATAGTCGAAAATGAACATACAATGATCTTTACACCTAAATTTAAATTAGATAGCTATGAATTTCAAAACAGTGCGTTAGATCCAAGAGAGATCGGATTTTTTATTAATAATCAAGGCAGACTAATTGCATTTATAGAATCGTTAAAGCGCTATTTTAGTATTTCTACTAACCCTGTATTAGTTCATCAGCGAATTACAGAGTTTTTACAAAGGATAATTTCTTCCGAAGAAACAGTATCTCCAACGACTTTGAAATCCGGCTTTCAGGAAAAATCAATTGTATCAGTGGCAAAAGAAATGGAGAGTGTTAGTGCTACAAAAAAAGATGAAGCCGTAAACAATAGTAGTAATGCCCAATCAGAAAGTACCAAGCGATTTTTCTTTGACCTAATGAATGAAAAATTAAAAGATGAAGAGGTGCTACTTGTTCATTATATAATAGAAGCGGCTAAATATAAATTGGGAACTGGTTGGCGCGAGAGCGTAGAAGTAGACAATATAAGAGTTTGGGAAGACATAGAAGATTTAAATGATAAATTGTCCAGAAACTATTCAGCTGTGTTAAGAAGATTTGAATTCAAAAAATTGATCGAAGTTTCTGAGCTTACAAGTTACGGTAATCCGAGAGAGGTTCAGCTAATTGAAAGAATGCAAGAAAGACTACATAATCTTACCGACGATATTTCAAACAAAATTTCAGAGATTGTTAAAAGCAACCAAATCGATAAAGCAAACAAAACATCAGGCGATAATTCTGAACAAACAGATGATCTTCCATTTTAA
- a CDS encoding lycopene cyclase domain-containing protein, whose translation MMGYTYSLVLFFSVVICFIASFDRRILFNRHFGAFIKSAILVAIPFIAWDVWFTAKGVWWFNTDYTLGIALAGLPIEEWLFFICIPFSCVFTYFCFDKFFRWEWLSGLNNLIVFVSVIICSVMALLHFDKIYTLITATATITTLIYLHFFAKADWIGKASLVFTILMLGFFPVNGVLTGTGLETPIVNYNPGDFLGIRILTIPIEDAVYGYTQFLLVLYFFKRFKHIDDESKK comes from the coding sequence ATGATGGGATATACTTACTCCTTGGTATTGTTTTTTTCGGTCGTTATTTGTTTCATCGCATCTTTTGACAGGCGGATTCTTTTTAACCGCCATTTTGGTGCGTTTATAAAGTCTGCAATCCTTGTGGCAATTCCCTTCATTGCTTGGGATGTATGGTTTACGGCAAAAGGTGTTTGGTGGTTCAACACAGATTATACGCTCGGAATAGCATTGGCTGGGTTACCAATTGAAGAATGGCTTTTTTTTATCTGTATTCCGTTTTCATGTGTATTTACCTATTTCTGTTTCGATAAGTTTTTCAGGTGGGAATGGCTATCCGGCTTAAATAACCTGATAGTTTTTGTCAGCGTCATTATTTGTTCGGTGATGGCTCTGTTGCACTTTGATAAGATCTATACACTGATCACGGCCACCGCTACCATTACAACCCTGATCTATCTGCATTTTTTTGCCAAGGCGGATTGGATAGGCAAAGCATCGTTGGTGTTTACGATATTGATGTTAGGTTTCTTTCCGGTAAATGGTGTTCTTACCGGAACCGGACTGGAAACACCAATCGTGAATTACAATCCCGGTGATTTTCTGGGTATACGGATACTAACGATACCTATTGAGGATGCCGTTTATGGATATACACAGTTCCTTTTGGTTCTTTATTTTTTTAAACGGTTTAAACATATAGATGATGAAAGCAAAAAATAA
- a CDS encoding plasmid mobilization protein, which translates to MENTDENRSRVILIRLKPNEYKLLENRFQKSMFQYMSEYSRSVLLQKPVIFTYRDKSMDDMLEELIKLRRELSYIGNNFNQAVHKLNSVIGMPDAKLWQEALTVLRDQLEPSIGEIKDKLNNYSEIWSQKS; encoded by the coding sequence ATGGAAAATACGGATGAAAATCGTTCCAGGGTAATTTTGATTAGGTTGAAGCCGAATGAGTATAAGCTCCTTGAAAATCGGTTCCAAAAATCGATGTTCCAATATATGAGTGAGTACAGCCGAAGCGTGTTACTTCAAAAGCCGGTAATCTTTACATACCGCGATAAGTCCATGGATGACATGTTGGAGGAACTGATCAAGCTCAGAAGAGAACTGAGCTATATTGGGAATAATTTCAATCAGGCGGTCCACAAACTTAATAGTGTAATAGGTATGCCGGATGCCAAACTATGGCAAGAAGCATTGACGGTTCTCAGAGATCAGCTTGAACCATCCATAGGAGAAATCAAGGACAAACTGAATAATTATTCAGAAATATGGTCGCAAAAATCATGA
- a CDS encoding relaxase/mobilization nuclease domain-containing protein — translation MSGRNIAGALNYNERKVNQGKAELIGQSGFHKDLQHLNFYDKLQRFINLALRNQRNKTNSVHISLNFAVGEQIPDSKLIEIAEQYMKQICFLSSHIRYKTNDNSYGVQ, via the coding sequence ATGAGCGGAAGAAACATAGCTGGCGCACTAAACTACAATGAACGCAAAGTGAATCAGGGAAAGGCTGAACTCATTGGGCAAAGCGGGTTTCATAAAGATCTCCAACATCTCAATTTTTACGACAAGTTACAACGCTTTATTAATCTAGCATTGCGCAATCAACGAAACAAAACTAACTCGGTTCATATTTCGCTCAACTTCGCTGTAGGCGAACAAATTCCGGATTCAAAACTGATCGAGATTGCTGAACAGTATATGAAGCAGATATGCTTTCTGAGCAGCCATATCCGGTATAAGACTAATGACAATTCCTATGGAGTGCAATGA
- a CDS encoding site-specific integrase, whose amino-acid sequence MTDKEPFKIEAKDFSIPRIQYAKDLLVFSCYTGIAYIDVMQLTPESITLGIDGNHWIKTTREKTDTSVQIPLLPKAIAMIEKYKNNPRSLAQDSLFPKISNQKLNSYLKEVADLCGIKKNLTFNLARHTFATSVTLSNGVPLKQSARC is encoded by the coding sequence TTGACCGATAAAGAGCCCTTCAAAATTGAAGCGAAAGACTTTTCAATTCCACGTATCCAGTATGCGAAAGATCTGCTTGTATTCAGTTGTTATACCGGTATTGCATATATCGATGTTATGCAGCTTACACCGGAGAGCATAACACTGGGAATCGATGGCAATCACTGGATCAAAACGACCCGTGAAAAAACCGATACCTCAGTACAAATCCCCCTCCTACCAAAAGCAATTGCCATGATTGAAAAATATAAAAATAACCCCCGATCACTCGCACAAGACTCACTTTTTCCAAAAATCTCAAACCAAAAGTTGAACAGCTATTTAAAGGAGGTAGCCGATCTATGCGGAATTAAGAAGAACTTAACATTTAATTTGGCTAGACACACATTTGCAACCTCGGTTACCCTTTCCAACGGTGTCCCATTGAAACAGTCAGCAAGATGTTAG
- a CDS encoding cryptochrome/photolyase family protein encodes MKNKVSVFWFRRDLRLEDNVGLYQALTSELPVLPVFIFDETILTQLEDKKDRRVDYIYQVLSAINSGLKTFNARLNTFYGNPLDVFKMLSEKYAVQGVFCNRDYEPQAIKRDTEIYQFFNEQNIPFKAFKDQVIFDQNDVLKNDGTSYTVYTPYSKKWKELLTEKDYKSYNPDCTNFFRQRFAEIHSLNEFGFEKTNITFDPPKLDAKIIDEYDKFRDYPAMQGTTELSIALRFGTISIRKCVAFALNHNQTWLNELIWREFFMQILYHFPKVVNQSFKSKYDNIKWRNNEREFEKWCEGKTGYPIVDAGMRQLNQTGFMHNRVRMITASFLCKHLLIDWRWGEAYFAQKLNDYDLSANNGNWQWASGSGCDAAPYFRVFNPTVQTEKFDKKLEYIKKWVPEFGTDAYPQQIVEHSFARERALKVYGEAVKENNQ; translated from the coding sequence ATGAAAAATAAGGTCTCCGTTTTTTGGTTTCGCAGAGATCTGCGTTTGGAAGACAATGTGGGTTTGTATCAGGCACTTACTTCCGAATTACCCGTGTTGCCGGTTTTTATTTTTGATGAAACCATCTTAACTCAATTAGAAGATAAAAAAGACCGAAGGGTTGATTATATCTATCAGGTACTCTCGGCAATAAATAGCGGCTTGAAGACATTCAACGCAAGATTGAATACATTTTATGGAAATCCGTTGGATGTTTTTAAAATGCTTTCCGAAAAATATGCTGTTCAAGGCGTTTTCTGCAATCGGGATTATGAACCGCAAGCCATTAAACGGGATACGGAGATTTACCAGTTTTTCAACGAACAGAACATTCCTTTTAAGGCATTCAAAGACCAGGTCATTTTTGATCAAAACGATGTATTGAAAAATGACGGCACATCCTATACGGTTTATACCCCGTATTCAAAAAAATGGAAAGAGCTATTGACAGAAAAAGATTACAAGTCGTATAATCCTGATTGCACTAATTTTTTCAGACAGCGGTTTGCCGAAATTCATTCGTTGAATGAATTCGGTTTTGAAAAAACAAATATTACTTTTGATCCCCCGAAATTAGATGCAAAAATCATTGACGAATACGACAAATTTAGGGATTATCCTGCTATGCAAGGGACAACAGAATTGAGCATCGCTCTTCGATTTGGTACCATTAGTATTCGTAAATGCGTAGCTTTTGCATTGAACCACAATCAAACGTGGCTGAATGAATTGATCTGGCGAGAGTTTTTTATGCAGATCTTATATCATTTCCCCAAAGTGGTTAATCAATCTTTTAAATCGAAATACGATAACATCAAATGGCGAAACAATGAGCGGGAGTTTGAAAAATGGTGCGAGGGAAAAACAGGGTATCCGATTGTCGATGCCGGAATGCGACAATTGAACCAAACAGGGTTTATGCATAATCGTGTTCGGATGATTACAGCGAGTTTTCTGTGCAAACATTTACTGATTGACTGGCGTTGGGGCGAAGCCTACTTTGCGCAAAAGCTGAACGATTACGATTTATCGGCCAACAATGGAAACTGGCAATGGGCATCGGGTTCGGGTTGCGATGCTGCACCTTATTTCAGGGTGTTTAACCCAACTGTTCAAACCGAAAAGTTTGACAAAAAGTTGGAATACATTAAAAAATGGGTTCCGGAATTTGGAACAGATGCTTACCCCCAACAAATAGTAGAACACAGTTTCGCAAGAGAGAGAGCTTTGAAAGTATATGGAGAAGCCGTCAAGGAAAACAATCAATAA
- a CDS encoding helix-turn-helix domain-containing protein — translation MSHGFLQTLRDTGTLPYTKIGGSIYYDYEDIHAMMEAKKCNKEDMY, via the coding sequence ATTTCCCACGGCTTCCTCCAAACGCTTCGTGATACGGGGACTTTACCCTACACAAAAATCGGCGGATCCATCTACTACGACTACGAAGATATTCACGCCATGATGGAAGCCAAGAAGTGCAACAAGGAAGATATGTATTAA
- a CDS encoding sterol desaturase family protein, which yields MNFLIVLLTFTLMEGATWIIHKYVMHGFLWVLHKDHHDHSNEGVLEKNDYFFVIFAIPTIALMYFGSLENFNYLFYIGLGIMLYGMVYFFVHDIFIHQRIKFLSQTQSAYFLALRRAHKQHHKHIGKEDGECFGFLYVPFKYFKMYFNSAKK from the coding sequence ATGAATTTTTTAATCGTATTGCTCACGTTTACATTGATGGAAGGGGCAACCTGGATTATCCATAAATATGTTATGCACGGTTTTCTTTGGGTTTTGCACAAAGACCATCATGACCACAGCAATGAGGGCGTTCTTGAAAAGAACGACTATTTCTTTGTCATATTTGCTATACCCACGATTGCTTTGATGTATTTCGGTTCGCTTGAAAATTTCAACTATCTGTTTTATATCGGGTTGGGCATTATGCTTTACGGAATGGTTTATTTTTTTGTGCACGATATTTTTATCCACCAACGTATCAAATTTCTGTCCCAGACCCAAAGTGCCTATTTTTTGGCACTGCGCAGGGCACACAAACAACATCACAAACATATCGGAAAAGAAGACGGCGAATGTTTCGGGTTTTTATATGTGCCTTTCAAATATTTCAAAATGTATTTTAATTCCGCGAAAAAATGA
- a CDS encoding YeeE/YedE family protein — translation MEWIVAPWPWYVSGPLIALTMFSLLYTGKNFGMSSNLRTLCTMCGADKTSDFFRFDWKGQRWNLLVMVGAIIGGSIAAHFLSSNQIPDINPKTIDMLHASGFKSAGTAYVPSELFGDQAFTSPKTIIILLIGGLLVGFGARYAGGCTSGHSISGLSNLQVPSLIATIGFFIGGLLMIHLFFPLIF, via the coding sequence ATGGAATGGATAGTAGCCCCCTGGCCCTGGTATGTAAGTGGCCCTTTGATTGCCTTAACCATGTTTTCTTTGCTTTATACCGGCAAAAACTTTGGAATGTCCTCCAACTTGAGGACTTTATGCACGATGTGCGGTGCAGACAAAACTTCTGACTTCTTTCGGTTTGACTGGAAAGGTCAGCGCTGGAATCTGCTCGTAATGGTCGGTGCTATTATAGGTGGATCTATCGCCGCTCACTTTTTATCATCTAATCAAATCCCAGATATCAATCCCAAGACGATCGATATGCTCCATGCATCGGGATTCAAAAGTGCAGGGACTGCTTATGTTCCTTCAGAATTATTTGGTGACCAGGCGTTCACTTCTCCCAAAACCATTATCATCTTACTCATCGGAGGACTTTTGGTAGGATTTGGTGCTCGCTACGCTGGAGGATGTACTTCGGGACACTCGATATCAGGATTGAGTAATTTACAAGTGCCTTCTCTCATAGCTACGATTGGATTTTTCATTGGTGGGTTGCTCATGATCCATCTTTTCTTTCCTCTGATATTTTAG
- a CDS encoding TIGR01777 family oxidoreductase, whose protein sequence is MKKILIAGGTGFVGKALIKHLLNCGYMVNVLTRRNKISSTENIRYFEWDIKKGFIDEKAFERVSKIINLTGANITEKRWTEKRKVEIIESRTKAIDLLFTYVKTRNFSIDIFISSSAVGYYGAITSDEIFTEKSNNGSDFLASICRKWEKSALQFESLGVATVILRKGVVLGRDGGICQKLAPLAKLGINTSLGNGRQYLPWIDIRDLVRLYEFILKTDVLSGVFNAVSSEHIMMNDFSKTLLQSFGKTSFLPNVPAFIIKLLLGEMSVMLLEGSRASNEKIKQTGFQFEYSSIEKTFSM, encoded by the coding sequence ATGAAAAAGATACTAATCGCCGGGGGCACAGGTTTTGTCGGAAAAGCATTGATAAAGCACCTATTAAATTGTGGTTATATGGTCAATGTGTTAACACGGAGGAACAAAATCAGCAGCACGGAGAACATTCGGTATTTTGAATGGGATATAAAGAAAGGATTTATTGACGAAAAAGCATTTGAGCGCGTTTCGAAAATCATCAATCTAACGGGAGCAAACATCACCGAAAAGCGTTGGACGGAAAAAAGGAAAGTTGAAATAATCGAAAGCCGGACCAAGGCAATAGATTTACTTTTTACCTATGTTAAAACAAGGAATTTTAGCATAGATATCTTCATTTCATCTTCCGCCGTAGGTTATTATGGTGCGATCACTTCGGATGAAATATTTACAGAGAAATCCAATAACGGCAGCGATTTTTTGGCTTCGATTTGTCGGAAATGGGAAAAATCAGCACTGCAATTTGAAAGTTTGGGTGTTGCTACCGTGATTTTAAGAAAAGGCGTTGTCCTTGGGAGAGATGGTGGTATATGTCAAAAATTAGCACCTTTGGCAAAGTTGGGCATCAATACATCTTTAGGAAATGGCAGGCAATACTTACCCTGGATTGACATACGGGATTTAGTCCGGTTGTATGAATTCATCTTGAAGACAGATGTACTCAGCGGGGTTTTTAATGCTGTTTCTTCCGAGCACATTATGATGAATGATTTTTCTAAAACCCTGCTCCAATCATTTGGAAAAACGAGTTTTCTGCCCAATGTACCAGCGTTTATAATAAAGTTGCTTTTGGGGGAAATGTCTGTGATGTTGTTGGAGGGTTCAAGGGCAAGTAATGAAAAAATAAAACAAACCGGCTTTCAATTTGAGTATAGCTCGATTGAAAAGACATTTTCTATGTAG
- a CDS encoding phytoene desaturase family protein, with amino-acid sequence MKNRIAIIGSGFSGLSASAYLAKAGNEVHVFEKHDQAGGRARQFTSGQGYVFDMGPSWYWMSDIMESFFADFGYKTSDFFELISLNPQFEVVFSEEKISVPESLGELKILFEQIEKGAGLQLEKFMQSAKFKYEVGMKDFVNKPCHNWSEFISPKIAKSAMKLDLLTNFRAYVAKHFKNEKLRTLMEFPVIFLGASPNNIPALYSLMNYGGYAMGTHYPKGGFYQLVLAMKKVAEDQGATFHFNKTVESINTQNGTVRSLTIHGETYEFDTVIASSDYHHTETLLDKEYRNYSEAYWQNRTFAPSSLIYYLGVNQPIPNLKHHTLFFENDLDEHLDCIYGEKKWPGKPLFYVCCPSKTDDAIAPKGKENLFLLMPLAIGIKDAEPVREKYLAEMLSRIERHTGIIDLQSKIEYKRSYCISDFISDYNAYDGNAYGLANTLGQTAVLKPKIRNKKLKNLLYTGQLTVPGPGVPPSIISGKIVANEIIKLKHKER; translated from the coding sequence ATGAAGAATAGAATAGCCATTATCGGTTCCGGTTTCTCGGGTTTATCTGCAAGCGCATACCTAGCAAAAGCGGGTAATGAAGTCCACGTATTTGAAAAACACGACCAGGCAGGAGGGAGAGCAAGACAGTTTACTAGCGGACAAGGTTACGTTTTTGACATGGGGCCGAGCTGGTATTGGATGTCTGATATTATGGAAAGTTTTTTTGCGGATTTCGGCTACAAAACGTCTGACTTCTTCGAGTTGATTTCGTTAAATCCGCAGTTTGAAGTGGTTTTTTCAGAAGAGAAAATTAGTGTGCCTGAAAGTTTAGGCGAGCTGAAAATTTTGTTTGAGCAAATCGAAAAAGGCGCAGGTCTGCAATTAGAGAAGTTTATGCAATCGGCCAAGTTCAAGTATGAGGTTGGGATGAAGGATTTTGTGAATAAGCCTTGCCATAATTGGTCCGAATTTATTTCTCCGAAAATAGCCAAAAGTGCAATGAAATTGGATTTGCTGACGAACTTCAGAGCTTATGTTGCCAAACACTTTAAGAATGAAAAGTTAAGGACATTGATGGAGTTTCCTGTAATTTTTCTGGGTGCTTCCCCAAACAACATTCCGGCATTGTACAGTTTGATGAATTACGGGGGATATGCTATGGGAACACATTATCCGAAAGGGGGCTTTTATCAATTGGTGCTGGCAATGAAAAAAGTAGCCGAGGACCAGGGTGCAACTTTTCATTTTAATAAAACCGTTGAAAGCATAAATACACAAAATGGCACAGTAAGGTCTTTAACTATCCATGGCGAAACCTATGAATTTGATACTGTAATTGCTTCTTCGGATTATCATCACACAGAAACACTTTTAGACAAAGAATATAGAAATTATTCTGAAGCATATTGGCAAAACAGAACATTTGCACCGTCAAGTTTGATCTATTATTTAGGTGTAAATCAACCCATCCCCAACCTAAAGCACCATACACTTTTCTTCGAGAATGATCTGGACGAACATCTCGATTGCATTTATGGCGAGAAAAAATGGCCTGGGAAACCATTATTTTATGTTTGTTGTCCGTCAAAAACAGATGATGCCATTGCACCCAAAGGCAAGGAAAACCTGTTTTTATTAATGCCTTTGGCTATCGGGATAAAGGACGCAGAACCCGTACGGGAAAAATATTTAGCAGAAATGCTTTCAAGGATCGAAAGACATACAGGTATAATCGATCTGCAATCAAAAATTGAATATAAAAGGAGCTATTGCATCAGCGATTTTATTTCAGATTACAATGCCTATGATGGCAATGCTTACGGACTGGCAAATACACTCGGTCAAACTGCGGTTTTGAAACCTAAAATAAGAAATAAAAAGCTGAAAAACTTATTGTACACGGGTCAATTGACCGTTCCCGGGCCCGGAGTACCTCCGTCCATCATATCGGGTAAAATTGTAGCAAACGAAATAATCAAACTTAAACATAAAGAACGATGA
- a CDS encoding phytoene/squalene synthase family protein produces MKQLFDELSYSVSKITTQKYSTSFSLGILALKPTIRSAIYAIYGYVRLADEIVDSFHGYDKEKLLNRLKAETDNALHEGISLNPILQSFQETVRKYQIEKKLIEQFLHSMEMDLQKLDYNSELYKEYIFGSAEVVGLMCLQVFTDGNREKYNELKPYAMKLGSAFQKVNFLRDLKEDYVVLGRTYFPNIDMCVFDNGVKSQIENEIEEEFKEALAGIRKLPHSSMFGVYLAYKYYLSLFRKIKSKSSKEILKNRVRILNSEKAFVAFKSYIRYKTAYL; encoded by the coding sequence ATGAAACAGCTTTTTGACGAACTTTCTTACTCGGTAAGCAAGATAACAACCCAAAAATACAGTACAAGTTTTTCCTTGGGAATTTTAGCTCTGAAACCGACCATCCGTTCTGCCATATATGCGATATACGGGTACGTAAGGTTGGCAGATGAAATCGTTGATAGTTTTCACGGGTACGATAAAGAGAAGCTATTGAATCGATTAAAAGCAGAAACCGACAATGCACTGCATGAAGGAATTTCGCTCAACCCTATTCTACAATCTTTTCAAGAAACCGTACGTAAATACCAAATTGAGAAAAAGCTAATCGAGCAATTTTTGCACAGCATGGAAATGGATCTGCAGAAATTAGATTACAATTCAGAACTATATAAGGAATATATTTTTGGTTCAGCGGAAGTGGTTGGGTTAATGTGCCTGCAAGTTTTTACGGATGGGAATAGGGAAAAATACAATGAACTGAAACCCTATGCAATGAAGTTGGGATCGGCTTTTCAGAAGGTCAATTTTTTAAGGGACCTGAAAGAGGATTATGTGGTTTTGGGGAGGACTTATTTCCCGAATATTGATATGTGCGTATTTGATAATGGTGTGAAATCGCAGATTGAAAACGAAATAGAAGAAGAGTTCAAAGAAGCCTTAGCCGGGATCAGGAAACTGCCCCATTCATCCATGTTTGGTGTGTATCTGGCGTATAAATACTATTTGTCTCTGTTCCGAAAGATAAAAAGTAAATCTTCCAAAGAGATACTGAAAAATAGGGTTCGTATTCTTAATTCCGAAAAGGCATTTGTGGCATTTAAAAGTTATATAAGATATAAAACCGCTTATTTATGA
- a CDS encoding lipocalin family protein — protein MMKAKNKILTVAFSIGLIALLHSCASIPKRAKAVKNFDVDEYLGTWYEIARFDSRFERDLDNVSAQYSLNENGNVIVLNSGYNHNKQEWKKADGLAKFRGDKNVAKLKVSFFGPFYSGYNVVALDKNYQYALVAGKNLKYLWILSRTKNVPKEVKTNYLEIAEGIGYDTSKLIWVKHDRNDNPFLNEK, from the coding sequence ATGATGAAAGCAAAAAATAAAATTTTAACAGTGGCCTTTTCCATAGGGTTAATTGCTCTTTTACATTCCTGCGCCTCGATCCCCAAAAGGGCAAAAGCAGTGAAAAACTTTGACGTCGATGAATATTTAGGCACTTGGTACGAAATTGCCCGATTTGATTCTCGTTTTGAAAGAGACTTGGACAATGTTTCCGCTCAATACAGTCTGAACGAAAATGGCAATGTCATCGTCTTGAACAGTGGCTATAATCATAATAAGCAAGAATGGAAAAAAGCGGACGGTTTAGCAAAGTTCAGAGGAGATAAAAATGTTGCAAAACTGAAAGTAAGTTTTTTCGGTCCTTTTTATTCTGGTTACAATGTGGTCGCATTAGACAAAAATTACCAGTATGCGCTGGTTGCGGGAAAAAACCTAAAGTATTTATGGATTTTATCAAGAACAAAGAACGTTCCCAAAGAGGTTAAAACAAACTACCTGGAAATTGCAGAAGGGATTGGCTATGATACCTCTAAACTGATCTGGGTAAAGCACGACAGGAACGATAATCCATTTTTGAATGAAAAATAA
- the idi gene encoding isopentenyl-diphosphate Delta-isomerase: protein MERNNVVLVDENDNAIAEMEKLVAHEQGRLHRAFSVFIFNDNGELLLQQRASHKYHGAGLWTNTCCSHPQWGETVALGAEERLNYEMGMECDLKLVYSFIYNERVENNLTEHELDYVFVGYSDQCPVLNKDEVQDYKWMNVDETLSDIKNNPSHYTVWFKQAFPELLSKINQ from the coding sequence ATGGAGAGAAACAATGTAGTGTTGGTCGATGAAAACGATAATGCCATTGCTGAAATGGAAAAATTGGTTGCCCACGAGCAAGGGCGTCTTCACCGGGCATTTTCGGTATTTATATTTAATGATAACGGAGAGCTTCTTTTGCAGCAGCGTGCAAGCCACAAGTATCACGGAGCAGGGTTATGGACGAACACTTGTTGTTCGCATCCGCAATGGGGAGAGACTGTTGCTTTAGGTGCAGAGGAGCGGTTAAACTACGAAATGGGAATGGAATGTGATTTAAAATTGGTCTATTCATTTATATACAATGAGCGGGTTGAAAACAATTTGACGGAACACGAACTGGATTATGTTTTTGTTGGTTATTCTGACCAATGTCCTGTTTTAAACAAAGATGAAGTACAGGACTATAAGTGGATGAATGTGGATGAAACTCTATCTGATATAAAAAATAATCCATCGCATTACACGGTCTGGTTCAAACAGGCTTTTCCGGAGTTACTTTCAAAAATCAATCAATGA
- a CDS encoding SRPBCC family protein has product MKHRLYREQQLNCDIETAWHFFSSPKNLSKITPKDMGFTVLSDYNSEQIVEGMVIDYIVSPLLKVPLKWRTRITHVTPHKSFTDFQEKGPYKYWNHFHEFIPHKGGVLMKDTVDYELPFGFLGKVAHRLFVKKKLAHIFDFRYGVLEKMFNPIKN; this is encoded by the coding sequence ATGAAACACAGGTTATACAGGGAGCAACAATTGAATTGCGATATCGAAACAGCGTGGCATTTTTTCTCTTCTCCAAAGAACCTGTCGAAAATAACACCCAAGGATATGGGTTTTACCGTGCTGTCGGATTATAATAGCGAACAGATTGTTGAAGGAATGGTTATCGATTATATCGTTTCGCCGTTGCTGAAAGTTCCGTTGAAGTGGAGAACGAGAATTACCCATGTGACGCCCCATAAAAGCTTTACTGATTTTCAGGAGAAAGGGCCCTATAAATACTGGAACCATTTTCATGAATTTATCCCCCATAAAGGTGGTGTGCTGATGAAAGATACGGTAGATTATGAATTGCCTTTCGGCTTTCTGGGGAAGGTCGCCCATCGGCTTTTTGTGAAAAAGAAATTGGCGCATATCTTTGATTTCCGCTACGGAGTTTTGGAGAAAATGTTTAACCCAATAAAGAATTGA